One segment of Humidesulfovibrio mexicanus DNA contains the following:
- a CDS encoding PaaI family thioesterase has protein sequence MTAPNITDAERADRFARLKRFFNSRDRLCACLGVRVTAIGLGWAETAMTVEELHLNGADVAQGGAIFTLADLAFGAAANSHGTLALGVNTSIAYTKSAPLGATLVAQARETAVAGPLATYVVEVKNGEGETIATFQGTAYRKREHLDLSAWGEDKQAPPRR, from the coding sequence ATGACCGCCCCGAACATCACCGATGCCGAACGCGCCGATCGTTTCGCCCGCCTCAAGCGCTTCTTCAACAGCCGCGACAGGCTCTGCGCCTGCCTGGGCGTCCGGGTGACGGCCATCGGCCTGGGCTGGGCGGAAACCGCCATGACCGTCGAGGAACTGCACTTGAACGGGGCCGACGTGGCCCAGGGCGGGGCCATCTTCACCCTCGCCGATCTGGCCTTCGGGGCTGCCGCGAATTCCCACGGAACCTTGGCGCTCGGCGTCAACACCTCGATCGCCTACACCAAATCCGCCCCACTGGGAGCAACGCTCGTCGCGCAGGCGCGGGAGACCGCCGTGGCCGGACCGCTGGCGACATATGTAGTGGAAGTGAAAAACGGCGAGGGCGAGACCATCGCCACCTTCCAGGGAACGGCCTACCGCAAGCGCGAACACCTGGACCTTTCGGCCTGGGGCGAGGACAAACAGGCTCCGCCGC
- a CDS encoding TatD family hydrolase: protein MSKKHKHPRQEPETLALPLVGADSHAHLDLPEFDADRDEILDRARACGVACIGNVFLGPDAYLRNRLLFEARPEVFFILGIHPGNADTCTPAALAAMRNAFATDPRLKAVGEIGLDYYWDNHPREMQQHAFRAQLDLALDLGLPPVIHCRDKADSQDAFEDSLRILDEAGCSGRPLLWHCFGGDAAQAERLLKRGWHLSVPGPVSYARNDALREAVAAIPLERLLIETDCPYLAAEPWRGKRNHPALVGFTAACIAGLKGVSVADIWRATGENARHFFNLKR, encoded by the coding sequence ATGTCAAAAAAACACAAGCATCCCCGGCAAGAGCCGGAAACCCTGGCCTTGCCGCTGGTCGGCGCGGACTCCCACGCGCATCTGGACCTGCCCGAATTCGACGCCGACCGCGACGAAATCCTGGACCGCGCGCGGGCCTGCGGCGTTGCCTGCATAGGCAACGTATTCCTCGGCCCAGACGCATACTTGCGCAACCGCCTGCTCTTCGAGGCCCGGCCCGAGGTGTTCTTCATCCTGGGCATCCACCCCGGAAACGCCGACACCTGCACCCCGGCGGCCCTTGCGGCCATGCGCAACGCCTTCGCCACGGACCCGCGCCTGAAGGCCGTGGGCGAGATCGGCCTGGACTACTACTGGGACAACCACCCGCGCGAGATGCAGCAACACGCCTTCCGCGCACAACTGGACCTCGCGCTGGACCTCGGCCTGCCGCCCGTCATCCACTGCCGCGACAAGGCCGACAGCCAAGACGCCTTCGAGGACAGCCTGCGCATTCTGGATGAGGCGGGATGCTCTGGACGTCCGCTCCTGTGGCACTGCTTCGGCGGCGACGCCGCCCAGGCCGAGCGGTTGCTCAAGCGGGGTTGGCATCTCAGCGTCCCCGGGCCGGTAAGCTACGCCCGCAACGACGCCCTGCGCGAAGCGGTGGCCGCCATTCCCCTGGAGCGCCTGCTCATAGAAACCGACTGCCCGTACCTTGCTGCAGAGCCGTGGCGCGGCAAACGCAACCATCCGGCGCTGGTCGGCTTCACCGCGGCCTGCATCGCCGGACTGAAGGGCGTAAGCGTTGCGGACATCTGGCGCGCCACCGGCGAGAATGCAAGACATTTCTTCAATCTCAAGCGATAG